The Haloplanus natans DSM 17983 DNA segment CGGGAGCGAGGAGTACGGCGTCCCGATCAAGAACATCGACGAGGTGAGCCGCATCCCCGAAGTCGAGACGATCAACGAGCAGCCGATGATCGAACACGACGAGGACATCTACCCGGTCGTCGACCTCGCCTCGGAGCTCGACGTACCCGGCGAGACGGCCAACGGTGACGGGATGCTCCTGCGCATCCGCAAGTCAGAGCGTCGGGCCGCGCTCCGCTGTGACGCCGTAAACAAACAGGAGGAAGTCGTGGTCAAGCCGCTCGAAGGCGTGTTGAGCGGCATCCCGGGACTCAGCGGGACGGCCGTCCTCGGCGACGGCAACATCGTCCCGATCCTCGACGTGGTGACGCTCTGAACCGATGAGCGAGACAACCGACGCCTTCGACCGGCTGCTCGCCCACCTCGCGGCGGAACTGGACTTCGAGTCGTCGTACTACAACGAGTCGTATCTGGATCGCCGCATCTCCGCCCGGATGCGCCGGCGGGACGTGGAGGGCTACGACGAGTACCTCGACCTGGTGCGGTCCGATCCCGAGGAGCCGGGGGCGCTACTCGACTCCCTCTCGATCAACGTCACCAGCTTCTATCGCAACCCCGAGGCGTGGGAGCCGATCCGGGACGCGCTACGGACGGTGACGGCCGGCCGCGGCCGGACGACGGTGTGGAGCGCCCCCTGTTCGGACGGGCGGGAGCCGTACTCGCTGGCGATGCTTGCCCTCGACGACGACGAGATTCGCACCCGCCGGCTCGACATCGTGGGCACCGACATCAACGAAGACGTCCTCGAACGGGCGCGAGCGGGCGTCTACCGGACGACCAAGACACGGGACGTGGCAAGCGAACTCGAACCCCTCGACGACGCGGAGCGGTACGTGGACCGCGAGGACGACACCTTCGCCGTCCGCGACGAGGTGAAAGAGCTGGTGACGTTCGAACAGCACGACCTCATCGCGGACGAGCCGAAAGGGGGCGTTGATCTCGCGCTGTGTCGCAACCTTCTCATCTACATCAACACGGAGTCGAAGCGAGCGGTGGTCGATACGGTGCTCTCGTCGCTCCGCGAGGGCGGCTACCTCGTCATCGGGATGACGGAGACGCTACCACGAGGGAGCCGGGACGCGGTCGAAACGGTCGACAAACGGCGACGCGTCTACCGACGGACCTGACATGTCGCTCTACCAGCTGGAGAAAGACCGCGACGTGGACGCCCTGCTGGATCACCTGAAGCTCAGCGACTCGGCGTCGATCCGGAAGCGAGCCGCCGAAATCCTGGGCGACGTGGTCGACGACGAGCCACAGGCGGTCGACGCGCTCGTCCGGACGGCCAAAAACGACGACGACGAGGCGGTCCGCGGCGCCGCTATCGACGCCCTCGACGCGATCGGAGGCGAGGCCATCGAGCGGCTGGTCGCGGAGATGGCCGGGGTCGATGCCGACGGCGCCGACTGGGTGCGCGCCGAGGCGTTCGTCGAGACGCTCTCGGCCGACCGCCCGGAGCTTCGGATGGCGGCCGCGAACGCGCTTCGCCGGCTGGGCGATGCGGGGGCGCTCCCGGCGCTGGTCGAGGCGCTCGAGGATCCCAACCCGCGAGTTCGTACCCGGGCCGCGCGGGCTTGCGGCGCCGTC contains these protein-coding regions:
- a CDS encoding CheR family methyltransferase, which translates into the protein MSETTDAFDRLLAHLAAELDFESSYYNESYLDRRISARMRRRDVEGYDEYLDLVRSDPEEPGALLDSLSINVTSFYRNPEAWEPIRDALRTVTAGRGRTTVWSAPCSDGREPYSLAMLALDDDEIRTRRLDIVGTDINEDVLERARAGVYRTTKTRDVASELEPLDDAERYVDREDDTFAVRDEVKELVTFEQHDLIADEPKGGVDLALCRNLLIYINTESKRAVVDTVLSSLREGGYLVIGMTETLPRGSRDAVETVDKRRRVYRRT